From a region of the Nocardioides ginsengisegetis genome:
- the rpsT gene encoding 30S ribosomal protein S20 produces MANIKSQIKRNKQNIKAHERNKSVKTGLKSAVRKFRELAEAGDKDAAVLAGQAAAKKLDKAASKGVIHKNQAANRKSAIAKKAASL; encoded by the coding sequence GTGGCGAACATCAAGTCCCAGATCAAGCGGAACAAGCAGAACATCAAGGCGCACGAGCGCAACAAGTCGGTCAAGACCGGCCTGAAGTCTGCCGTCCGCAAGTTCCGCGAGCTCGCGGAGGCCGGTGACAAGGACGCTGCCGTTCTCGCCGGCCAGGCGGCCGCCAAGAAGCTCGACAAGGCCGCCTCCAAGGGCGTCATCCACAAGAACCAGGCCGCGAACCGCAAGTCCGCGATCGCCAAGAAGGCCGCCTCTCTCTGA
- the holA gene encoding DNA polymerase III subunit delta — MAGPQAADVLGRVTLVTGKEEYLNERTVRAVRQAVRAHDPDAELAESQAAELSLATLGEMAAPSLFSSIRCVVVRNLENLPDESVDGLLAYAGAPVEDVALVLVHGGGQKGSGVLTKLRKLRTVTEAKSGELKASEFPSFVVSEVRTHGSTIDNEAANHLIQAVGQDLRSLAAAASQLASDFPGEALTVEKVKQYFGGRAEAKSFAVADAAFWGRRHVALEELRWALDAGTPAVLVTSAFAGGARGLARYMSAPRGMKDFDLAREVGVPPWKLRTIRDQSRGWSDAGIARAIRAVARADADIKGAASDASYTLERLVLTVTGLRDQR, encoded by the coding sequence ATGGCAGGTCCACAGGCAGCAGACGTCCTCGGTCGGGTCACCCTGGTCACCGGCAAGGAGGAGTACCTCAACGAGCGCACGGTCCGGGCGGTGCGGCAGGCGGTGCGTGCCCACGACCCGGATGCCGAGCTCGCCGAGTCCCAGGCGGCGGAGCTCTCGCTCGCGACGCTGGGCGAGATGGCGGCCCCCTCGCTGTTCTCCAGCATCCGCTGCGTCGTGGTCCGCAACCTGGAGAACCTCCCCGACGAGTCCGTCGACGGGCTGCTGGCCTACGCCGGGGCGCCCGTCGAGGACGTCGCCCTCGTGCTCGTCCACGGCGGCGGCCAGAAGGGCAGCGGCGTGCTCACCAAGCTCCGCAAGCTGCGCACGGTCACCGAGGCCAAGTCGGGGGAGCTGAAGGCCTCGGAGTTCCCGTCGTTCGTGGTCTCGGAGGTCCGCACCCACGGCTCCACCATCGACAACGAGGCGGCCAACCACCTGATCCAGGCCGTCGGCCAGGACCTCCGCTCGCTCGCCGCCGCGGCCAGCCAGCTGGCCAGCGACTTCCCGGGCGAGGCGCTCACCGTCGAGAAGGTCAAGCAGTACTTCGGCGGCCGGGCCGAGGCCAAGTCGTTCGCCGTGGCCGACGCCGCCTTCTGGGGCCGCCGCCACGTGGCGCTCGAGGAGCTCCGCTGGGCCCTGGACGCCGGCACCCCGGCGGTCCTGGTCACGTCGGCGTTCGCCGGCGGCGCCCGCGGCCTGGCCCGCTACATGTCCGCCCCGCGCGGCATGAAGGACTTCGACCTGGCCCGCGAGGTCGGTGTCCCGCCGTGGAAGCTGCGCACGATCCGCGACCAGTCACGCGGCTGGTCCGACGCCGGCATCGCCCGGGCGATCCGTGCGGTGGCCCGCGCCGACGCCGACATCAAGGGTGCGGCCAGCGACGCGTCCTACACCCTCGAGCGGCTGGTCCTCACCGTCACCGGGCTCCGCGACCAGCGCTGA